The segment GGCGACGATGGCCCGATACCGTTCGAGGGTGGGCCGCGTTGGCTTTGGATGCGCGGTGGCAGCTGTGCTTCCTGTCACGGCGTGGACGGGCAGGGCGGCCAATACGTAATGATGAGCGACCAGGTGGCGCCCGCGATCACCTTTAAGGCCCTGACTGAAGAGGAGCACCAAGAGGGCGAAACGGAAGCCCATCCGCCCTGGGATGAGGAGTTGATCAGAAGGGGGATAACCGAGGGTTTGGACCCGGCCGGCGAGCCGCTCGACTCGACCATGCCCAGATGGGATATGTCTGAAGGGGAGCTGGATGGGTTGATGGAGTTTTTAAAGACGTTGGATAAATGATAGGAAGGAGCTTAGATGAACTGGTGTCCTTGGTGTGGTAATGCGAGAGGTTATAGTTTTGGTGGGGGAGCATGGGGTGGATTTGGTAGTCTTTTAAGCTTTCTCTTCACCCTTCTTATCATCGTTGGGATAGTGCTTCTAATATTGTGGCTGATCAGGCAATCGGCTGGCGGAGCGGTTTTCTCTTCCTCCACATCGAAAGCTTTAGAGACGCTAAAAGAGCGTTA is part of the Actinomycetota bacterium genome and harbors:
- a CDS encoding c-type cytochrome, with the translated sequence MKRSLLLVLGLMAILVGFLGLATLESYQQPTITPSYSPIFGVFSSSGERIYFTAIGDDGPIPFEGGPRWLWMRGGSCASCHGVDGQGGQYVMMSDQVAPAITFKALTEEEHQEGETEAHPPWDEELIRRGITEGLDPAGEPLDSTMPRWDMSEGELDGLMEFLKTLDK
- a CDS encoding SHOCT domain-containing protein yields the protein MNWCPWCGNARGYSFGGGAWGGFGSLLSFLFTLLIIVGIVLLILWLIRQSAGGAVFSSSTSKALETLKERYVKGEIDKKQFEEMKKDLKD